The stretch of DNA GTGCAGCAACCGGCCCAGAGGGACCTTTTCCCACTCCGCCAGGTCGGGAACGGATACGGTGCCGTCGGAGCGCACGGTGCCGCGAACGGCAATGCCGGCTGCGCTGTACATGGTGCGTCCCTGTCCCAGATCCGACGCGATGCGCAATAACTGTTTCACAGGAGAGAGGGGGTTGGAGACATCGAGTGACTCGTCCCTTCGGGACAGCACTTTGCCGTCACGGTCGAGAACAGCGGCCAAGATTTTGCTGACTTCGAGATCCGCGACGAATACGGTGTCCGCCATGAATGCACCCGTAAATGAAAAGCGGCTCGGGCCGCTTCAGAAGCATACCAGCGTCCTGCGACAAGCCGGCATCCGGCTGGCGAGCGAAGCGGGGCGCCAATTCCAACTTGGGACAGGGCTGGGTCTGAGCGGGCCCTACATTTTTCTAAAGAATCAATTCGGTTCCACACATCGCAGCCGGACGCGGCGGGGAAAGCGTTGTGTTACATTGACGACAGCTTCTTCCGTGGCACTCACGACCATTTTTTTCGATGCCGGGGGGACGATAGTCTATCCTGAGCCCGGGCTCACGCTGGCGGCGCTCGCCGAGCGAAATTACCATCCTCTTCCGGAACAGCTCCACGCCGCCGAGCGGAATGCCAAGCGCGAGTTGGACGAGGCACGCGCGCGACATGATTCCGTGGACGCGCAATACTGGGACATCTATTACCTGCACCTGTTTCGCGAGCTGGGCATCGACGATGATGCTGAACTTCGCTCCGCACTGGTTACGGCAACAAGGACGGGAATGAATTGGCGCCGCGTGCTGCCGGATGCGCGCCAGGCGCTGGAACGCTTGAAAGACGGGCATCGGCTGGGGCTGATCAGCAACTCCGACGGGAGCGTACGGCGTCTGTTCGAAACGCTGAGCCTGGACTCCTACTTCGACTCGTTCACCGATTCGCAGCATTGCGGATATGAAAAGCCCGATCCGCGCATCTTCCAAGCTGCCTTGGCGGCGATGGGTGCCATGCCGGAGGAGAGCCTTTACGTCGGCGACATTTACTCCATCGATTATGTTGGCGCGCAGGGAGCGGGTATGGGGGCGGTGCTGGTGGATGTAGCGGGCGCATATCGCGGAATGGGGTACGCCCGGGTGGGGTCGCTGACCGAATTGCACACGCGGTTAGGCGAATTTTCCCATAGCGCAACGTAAGAAGTACCTTGGCCGGCCTGGCCAAACCACCCTAAGTTACGAAAGACACGCGCTGAAGGACTTGGCAAGGGCATTGCTGCTGCGCCGGTGTCGCCGCGCCACGCGGCCCGGAGGATTGAAATGGCCTGCCCCACCCGTTTCGAGCTTCGACCGGCCCCTGCCACCCAGCGCCAGGAAATCCGCTTGGAAGAGGAACTTGCTCCCGCCGTACTGGATGCATGTTTCACCCTGTGGCGGGAATACAGCGACTTGTCAGAGCGCGCGCCTTCTGCATTCGCGAGTTGCGAGGACGAACTGCTGTCCTGGTACGCCGAACTGCAGTACAAGACGCGCGGGGCGGGCAAGTGCTCGAACTGCCGGACCGCAGTGCGTCATGCGCTGAAGGTCCGCGTCGAATGCGCCAGCGGCAGTACCCGCACCTACGTTTGCCTGTGCACGCGCTGCCTGGTAGCCGAGGAGGCGCTTGCGGATCGCGTATTGTACCGGGTTGCGGGACGCTGGATCGAGAGCCGGCACGCGCGCGAAAAGGCGGAGCGGCGCAGCGGCAGCCTGAAGCAGGCAGCGTGAAAGAGGGGGCTAGGGGTTAGGGGCTAGGGGCTAGGAGTCGAGCGCAGTTTCGAACATTCCTACCGGGTGTAATCCCGCATCCAGAGCGCGTTTTAGGCATCACATCAGCGTGTGATACGGCGGGGGTATAATCGCCGCAGGTGAGGGTGTTCCCCTTGAGAGGTTCCCCAAAGCAATGAATGTTCCCCGGACACTCGGCCAGCTCCGCCAGTCCTCCTATTCCGAAGCGCGCCTGAACAGCCGCCGCGTGAAAGACGAATTGCGCGAGAACCTGATCGCGCGGCTGCGGCAGGGCGGGACCCTGTTTCCCGGCATCGTGGGCTACGAGGACACGGTGGTGCCGCAAATCGTGAACGCAATCCTGTCGCGGCATAACTTCATCCTGCTCGGATTACGCGGGCAGGCGAAGAGCCGGATCCTGAGGGCGCTTACTTCCCTTCTCGACCCGCAAACGCCGTACGTTGCCGGCTGCGAGATCCACGACAATCCTTACGCGCCGATCTGCCGGCGGTGTCGGGAGACGATCGCAGCCAAAGGCGAAGATACGCCGATTGCATGGTTGGCGCCGGAGAGCCGGTACGTGGAAAAGCTGGCAACGCCGGACGTGACGATCGCGGACCTGATCGGCGACATCGATCCGATCAAAGCGGCCAAGGGCGGACACGAGCTGTCGAGCGAGCTGACGGTGCACTACGGGCTGCTGCCGAGGGCGAACCGCGGCATATTCGCGCTCAACGAGCTGCCGGACCTGGCGGGAAAAATCCAGGTGGGATTGTTCAACATCATGCAGGAAGGCGACGTGCAGATTAAGGGCTACCCGATCCGGCTGCCGCTGGACGTAGCGCTGGTGTTCAGCGCCAACCCGGAGGATTACACGGCGCGAGGAAAGATCATCACGCCGCTGAAGGACCGCATCGGCTCGGAAATCCGGACGCACTACCCGGCGACGGTGGAAGAAGGAATCGAGATCACGTCGCAGGAGGCCTGGGCGCAGCGCGACGGATACAAGCTGCACATCCCGAAGTACGTGCGCGAAGTGATCGAGCGAATTGCATTCGTGGCGCGCGAGGACAAGAAGATTGACAAGCGCAGCGGGGTGAGCCAGCGGCTGCCCATTACGTGCATGGAAAACGTGATTTCCAACGCCGAGAGAAGGGCCATCACGCACGGCGAAGCTACGGTGGTGCCGCGCATCGGGGACATTTATGCGGCCATGCCGGCGATCACCGGAAAACTGGAACTGGAGTACGAAGGCGAGGTGAAAGGCGCCGACAACGTGGGGCGGGAGCTGATCCGCATGGCGATCGCGAACACCTACGACGAGTACTTCCAGGGACAGAACATGCAGCAGATCGTGCAGTGGTTCGACCTCGGCGGAAATATCCAGATCCAGGATGGAACCGCGGCGGTGAAGGTGCTGGAGGAAGTGAAGAACATCCAGGGTCTGCTCGATAAGGTGAGCGCGGTAGGCGTGAAGCCGAAAGATCCCGCGGAAGTACAGGTTTCGGCGGCGGAGTTTCTGCTGGAAGGTTTGTACGCGCATAAGCGAATCGGGCGCAACGAGGAGCGTGTCTTCAGCGCGGGCGAGAAACAGGCGCGCCGGGCCGAGGCCGGTGGCATGAAGGGAGAAGAGCCGCCGTTCCGAAGTCGACGCCCGTTTAATTAGAGTTCACAGGAAGTTTCACGTTTCGCGTTTCACGTTGGAAGAACTCGGTTGAGAGCCGCGGTTTTGACGACATGAAACGTGACACCTCGAAACTTGAGACGATGCCATGAAACGGGTTACCTATACCAAGTACGTGCCGGATCCGGCGAGCGAGATGAGCATGGAAGACCTGCTCAGCGCGTTGTCGGATTACCTGCTGCAGAGCGGGTTCCAGGATTCGTACGGGTTCATGGACCTGAAGGATGCCGAGCAGACGCTGGAAGAGTTGCGGCGGGCGATTGAAGACGCGCTGATGAACAGCGATGCCATCGACCAGCAACTGCAGGAACAACTGCGGCAGATGCAGATGGACGGTTCCCTGGACGAGCTGATCGAAAAACTGATGGAGAGAATGGAGCAGGAAGACTTCATTTCCATCGAGCCACCCCAGGACCCGTCGAAACAGTCGTCGGTGGGAGGGCAGGTGGGGCAGAACCAGTCGCAGGCGAAGTTTGAGATCACCGACAAGAGCCTGGACTTCCTCGGATACAAGACGCTGCGGAACCTGCTGGGTTCGCTGGGCAAGTCGAGCTTCGGACGTCACGACACGCGCGACCTGGCCACGGGGGTGGAAGCCAGCGGCGCGGCGAAGACGTATGAATTCGGCGACACGCTGAACCTGGACATCACGGCGACGTTGTCGTCGGCGATCCAGCGCGAGGGGCTGCAGGTGCCGCTGAACCTGGAATACAGCGACTTGCAGGTACACCAGTGCGAGTACCAATCGTCGTGCGCGACGGTGTTGATGCTGGACTGCTCGCACTCGATGATCCTGTACGGAGAAGACCGCTTCACGCCGGCGAAGAAGGTAGCGATGGCGCTGTCGCACCTGATCCGGACGCAGTATCCGGGCGACTCACTGTCGCTGATACTTTTCCACGACTCGGCGGAGGAAGTGCCGCTGTCGCAACTGGCGCGGGTGAAGGTAGGGCCGTATTACACCAACACGCGCGAAGGATTGCGCCTAGCCCAGCGACTGC from Terriglobales bacterium encodes:
- a CDS encoding HAD family hydrolase, with amino-acid sequence MALTTIFFDAGGTIVYPEPGLTLAALAERNYHPLPEQLHAAERNAKRELDEARARHDSVDAQYWDIYYLHLFRELGIDDDAELRSALVTATRTGMNWRRVLPDARQALERLKDGHRLGLISNSDGSVRRLFETLSLDSYFDSFTDSQHCGYEKPDPRIFQAALAAMGAMPEESLYVGDIYSIDYVGAQGAGMGAVLVDVAGAYRGMGYARVGSLTELHTRLGEFSHSAT
- a CDS encoding magnesium chelatase, with protein sequence MNVPRTLGQLRQSSYSEARLNSRRVKDELRENLIARLRQGGTLFPGIVGYEDTVVPQIVNAILSRHNFILLGLRGQAKSRILRALTSLLDPQTPYVAGCEIHDNPYAPICRRCRETIAAKGEDTPIAWLAPESRYVEKLATPDVTIADLIGDIDPIKAAKGGHELSSELTVHYGLLPRANRGIFALNELPDLAGKIQVGLFNIMQEGDVQIKGYPIRLPLDVALVFSANPEDYTARGKIITPLKDRIGSEIRTHYPATVEEGIEITSQEAWAQRDGYKLHIPKYVREVIERIAFVAREDKKIDKRSGVSQRLPITCMENVISNAERRAITHGEATVVPRIGDIYAAMPAITGKLELEYEGEVKGADNVGRELIRMAIANTYDEYFQGQNMQQIVQWFDLGGNIQIQDGTAAVKVLEEVKNIQGLLDKVSAVGVKPKDPAEVQVSAAEFLLEGLYAHKRIGRNEERVFSAGEKQARRAEAGGMKGEEPPFRSRRPFN
- a CDS encoding VWA domain-containing protein — its product is MKRVTYTKYVPDPASEMSMEDLLSALSDYLLQSGFQDSYGFMDLKDAEQTLEELRRAIEDALMNSDAIDQQLQEQLRQMQMDGSLDELIEKLMERMEQEDFISIEPPQDPSKQSSVGGQVGQNQSQAKFEITDKSLDFLGYKTLRNLLGSLGKSSFGRHDTRDLATGVEASGAAKTYEFGDTLNLDITATLSSAIQREGLQVPLNLEYSDLQVHQCEYQSSCATVLMLDCSHSMILYGEDRFTPAKKVAMALSHLIRTQYPGDSLSLILFHDSAEEVPLSQLARVKVGPYYTNTREGLRLAQRLLARQRKDMKQIVMITDGKPSALTLEDGRIYKNAFGLDPLVVSQTLEEVSKCKRAGVMINTFMLASEYGLVQFVQKVTEMCRGKAYFTTPYTLGQYLLMDYMSRKTKTIH